The following nucleotide sequence is from Peribacillus sp. ACCC06369.
AAGGAATGCTATAATAACCTTAATTTCAAAACGATTTTAAGGAGTTAAACTCTTATGATTATAAAAATTGACTTTGGTGACGATTTTATTCAATACATTTCTTGTTCAACAAAAGTAGGCAGGAAGATGAACAGTATTCAGGAGGACTTTCTAAATTGGATTTTTGACGAGGAAAAGAATACAGAATATTGGGCTTTAGAAAAAGGGGAAAGAATTCACCCTAATTATGATGCAAAAGCAATTGTTGAATGGTTAAACAATGTAAGATTAAAGCGAGGAATAGCGAAAGCTAAATTAATCACGAATCCTCAATTATGTGTTAAAAAAGTAATTATATTTTTAGAGTGTTTCTTAAATGTTTAATGTTCAAACCATAAGATCGTGAAAAAATGTACTTAAACTCCCATGAAAATTAAAAAAGCACAAAATCTAGAAAAAACCACAACAAAATAGACTCAGTAAAAACGCTTTTTAAAAAAGGCTGAGCCTTATGAGTGATCTGATTGAGTTTGGTAAATCGTTAAACAAAAACCTCCAATCATACTTAAATTAGGTAGAGGCTAGCGCGACGACCAAAAAAGGATTAATCTCCCATGAGTGCTACCCATAAAGGGCGCGACAGTCGGTGGTACACCGTGGTCGTCGGAGTCAGACTAACGGATGGGCTCAAAGGCACCATAGTTCAACGACCTTCTTCGCCAGCCATTAAAACATTATCGACATAGAGACTAATTTTCATTCTCTGTGGTGAAGCGCTGATTTTTGCGCTTCATGGATGGCTAACGGGTGCGTTCGTATCATAAGGTTGACCAGTAAAAATTACTGGTTGACCTTTTTTTAATAGAATCTATTATATCAGTAGCCAGGGTAGGACGTACGGGTGCGTGGGACTTGATCCCGTGAACTAAACTGTTCGCCCCCTACTTGTAGAAACATGTTTGAGGCTGGTTGGGACGTGGATCTCGTATAACAAGCGAAGCTATGACACTACATGGAGGACTAGGGGTACTGGTAAATAAGTGGAGGAGGAAAAAAGCAATGAATCCAGTTGTTGGTCTGGATGTAGCAAAAGGAGAGAGCCAAGTTCAGGCATTTTTAGATCAATCTAAACCGTATGGGAAGAGCTTTTCAATGAAGCATATCAAAGAGGAATTAGATCATTTATTAGACTTTTTAAAAGAGATTGAAGTGGTGACAGGGCAGATGCCTATGGTCATTTTAGAATCTACAGGGCATTACCATACTCCTGTTATTCAATACTTGGAGGAACAAGGGATTCTATATATCTTACTAAATCCGATTATTTCTTATCAGGCAAAGAAGACCAGTTTACGAAAGGTAAAAACAGACGCAATCGATGCGTACCAGTTGTGTGTGCTGTATTACAAAGAGGATTTTGAACCTCATAAAATTAGAGGAATTCAGCTTTTAGACCTTCGGAATTTGTCCAGACAACAGGAAATCGTAACGAATATGTATGTGGAAGCTAAACTTCAGTTTCACACCATTTTAGATCAAGTGTTTCCTGAATATCGGAAGGTTTTTGGGGATCTGTATTCGAAGGTTTCTTTATTGATGTTAAAGGAATATCCTACTTCAGAGGCTGTATTAACAGCCGGAGAAAGTAGACTAGCAGAGAGTGTTATAGAGTTCTGTTCTAGCCGATCCGGTCAATGGGCATGGGGAAAAGCAAAAAAAATAATGGACTCCGTATCTCGGAATCCATTTCAAAAAAACGTGTATGAAAGTCACGTAATTAATCTTCGTATGTACATTGAGTTGCTTTTTCATTACCAGGGGCACCTTTCTGATTTGGAAGATCGTATAGTGGCCCTGGCAAATGAACTGGAAGAATATAAGATCATCCAATCGATACCCGGTATCGGTGAAAAAATCAAAGCCACGATTATCTCTGAAATTGGTGAAATCGATCGGTTTAATCATCCGAAAAAACTGGTTGCCTTCGCTGGAGTAGATCCAAGTGTTCACTCATCGGGTAAGTTTACAGCAACCATTAATCGTATGACAAAAAGAGGTTCGAGCAGACTACGTCATTCTCTGTATCTTGCCGTACTATGCGGCATAAGAAGTTCAAGGAACAAAAAGCTTAAAGCATTCTATGATAAGAAAAAATCAGAAGGAAAACCTGCCAAAGTGTCAATCGTTGCCTGTGTGAATAAGTTGCTTCATTGGATTTATGCTTTATTAAAGAGAAAAGAAACGTTCCTAGATTTAGCCTATTAACGGTTTTGTGTAACAGAGAAAAATCCTTCCAAAAGGTTTTGGAGGGTTATTTGGCGTGGCCAAAAATAGTATATCATAAGGGAAATGAAAATTTTAGAGAAAGATATTGACATCCTATTAGCTGGTTTAGTTCACTAAAAGAAAAAAGGAGAGTATATTATACATGGCTAAAATGTACTCTCGTTTATTTATTAAGTTTTTTTATAATTAGGTCTAGATAACTTAAGTCACTAATTTGTCCATCCGTGAGGTAGATAATGTATATTGAAGAATACTTTAAAAATGATAAAATCTTCAGTTTAGTGCATCCCAGTTAATTATTATAGAAGAAACACGTACAGTGGTTTTTTGTATTCATTAACAAGATGGTTCAAGAGGGAAGTGTTAGTACAGATTCTCATTTTACGAATTAAATATTGACACTAAAGAAAAATAGAAGTATGATAATGAAGTCGCCTAATTAACGAGCGATATTAACAAAATATTTTCTTCGTAGAAGTTGACAACTATTCAACGTTATGTTAAGATGAATAAGTTGAAACAAACCAGTAACAATTGCTCTTTGAAAACTGAACAAAACAAAGCGCCAACGTTAAATTTTAAGTGAGCACACACTATCAAAAAAGCAAATGAGCAAGTCAAACATTTCTTCGGAGAGTTTGATCCTGGCTCAGGACGAACGCTGGCGGCGTGCCTAATACATGCAAGTCGAGCGAATCGATGGGAGCTTGCTCCCTGAGATTAGCGGCGGACGGGTGAGTAACACGTGGGCAACCTGCCTATAAGACTGGGATAACTTCGGGAAACCGGAGCTAATACCGGATACGTTCTTTTCTCGCATGAGAGAAGATGGAAAGACGGTTTACGCTGTCACTTATAGATGGGCCCGCGGCGCATTAGCTAGTTGGTGAGGTAATGGCTCACCAAGGCGACGATGCGTAGCCGACCTGAGAGGGTGATCGGCCACACTGGGACTGAGACACGGCCCAGACTCCTACGGGAGGCAGCAGTAGGGAATCTTCCGCAATGGACGAAAGTCTGACGGAGCAACGCCGCGTGAACGAAGAAGGCCTTCGGGTCGTAAAGTTCTGTTGTTAGGGAAGAACAAGTACCAGAGTAACTGCTGGTACCTTGACGGTACCTAACCAGAAAGCCACGGCTAACTACGTGCCAGCAGCCGCGGTAATACGTAGGTGGCAAGCGTTGTCCGGAATTATTGGGCGTAAAGCGCGCGCAGGTGGTTCTTTAAGTCTGATGTGAAAGCCCACGGCTCAACCGTGGAGGGTCATTGGAAACTGGGGAACTTGAGTACAGAAGAGGAAAGTGGAATTCCAAGTGTAGCGGTGAAATGCGTAGAGATTTGGAGGAACACCAGTGGCGAAGGCGACTTTCTGGTCTGTAACTGACACTGAGGCGCGAAAGCGTGGGGAGCAAACAGGATTAGATACCCTGGTAGTCCACGCCGTAAACGATGAGTGCTAAGTGT
It contains:
- a CDS encoding IS110 family transposase; translated protein: MNPVVGLDVAKGESQVQAFLDQSKPYGKSFSMKHIKEELDHLLDFLKEIEVVTGQMPMVILESTGHYHTPVIQYLEEQGILYILLNPIISYQAKKTSLRKVKTDAIDAYQLCVLYYKEDFEPHKIRGIQLLDLRNLSRQQEIVTNMYVEAKLQFHTILDQVFPEYRKVFGDLYSKVSLLMLKEYPTSEAVLTAGESRLAESVIEFCSSRSGQWAWGKAKKIMDSVSRNPFQKNVYESHVINLRMYIELLFHYQGHLSDLEDRIVALANELEEYKIIQSIPGIGEKIKATIISEIGEIDRFNHPKKLVAFAGVDPSVHSSGKFTATINRMTKRGSSRLRHSLYLAVLCGIRSSRNKKLKAFYDKKKSEGKPAKVSIVACVNKLLHWIYALLKRKETFLDLAY